Proteins co-encoded in one Haladaptatus sp. ZSTT2 genomic window:
- the glmM gene encoding phosphoglucosamine mutase, which produces MKVFGSSGTRGVANIELTPSFALRVAAAAGTVWNADRVAVGRDTRTTGRMFADAAASGLASTGANVDRLGIIPTPGLQAYAEREGVPGLMITASHNPPEYNGIKLIGDDGVELSKHQLERVEGTILGEKFDKVAWNETGTTRVVDGARDAYVEELLDSVDREQIAAANLTVALDPGHGAGSLTSPDFFRELGCEVVTVNAQPDGHFPGRDPEPIPENLADLGRLVRASGADIGIAHDGDADRAIFYDEKGRYIEGDATLAALAEAELTPDDATVSAVNVSQRLVDLTTEIGASLELTPVGSTNIITRIEELQRGDVHVPVAGEGNGGVLFPDYRLARDGAYTAAKFLELLADRTASEVVNRFEGYENVRTKIHYDSDAEYDAMLHAAEQQAEKASAELSTIDGFRLDYGDAWVLVRPSGTEPLIRIYAEARGIHRAQELADGMYDALIAAKEEAIEAEKEEATQ; this is translated from the coding sequence ATGAAAGTATTCGGGTCGAGTGGCACCCGTGGGGTGGCGAATATCGAACTCACGCCCTCGTTCGCCCTGCGCGTCGCCGCGGCCGCTGGAACGGTCTGGAACGCAGACCGCGTCGCCGTTGGCCGAGACACACGAACCACTGGACGGATGTTCGCAGACGCCGCCGCGAGCGGGCTTGCGAGCACCGGGGCGAACGTAGACCGCCTCGGCATCATCCCGACGCCGGGCTTACAGGCATATGCCGAGCGCGAAGGCGTCCCCGGGCTCATGATTACGGCGAGTCACAACCCGCCGGAGTACAACGGCATCAAACTCATCGGTGACGACGGCGTCGAACTCTCGAAACACCAGCTCGAACGCGTCGAGGGCACCATTCTCGGGGAGAAGTTCGACAAGGTAGCGTGGAACGAGACGGGCACTACCCGCGTCGTCGATGGCGCACGCGATGCGTACGTCGAAGAACTCCTCGACTCGGTCGACCGCGAGCAAATCGCCGCGGCGAACCTGACCGTCGCCCTCGACCCGGGCCACGGCGCAGGCTCGCTCACCAGCCCCGACTTCTTCCGCGAACTCGGCTGCGAGGTCGTGACCGTAAACGCCCAACCGGACGGCCACTTCCCCGGACGCGACCCCGAACCCATCCCCGAAAATCTTGCAGACCTCGGCCGCCTCGTCCGGGCGTCGGGTGCGGATATCGGCATCGCCCACGACGGCGACGCAGACCGCGCCATCTTCTACGACGAGAAAGGGCGCTACATCGAAGGTGACGCCACGCTCGCCGCGCTTGCGGAGGCTGAACTCACGCCCGACGACGCCACCGTCTCGGCGGTAAACGTCTCCCAGCGCCTCGTTGACCTGACCACCGAAATCGGTGCGTCGCTCGAACTCACGCCGGTGGGAAGCACGAACATCATTACGCGCATCGAAGAACTCCAGCGGGGCGACGTGCACGTCCCAGTCGCCGGAGAGGGCAACGGCGGCGTGTTGTTCCCCGACTATCGGCTTGCCCGTGATGGGGCGTACACCGCCGCGAAGTTCCTCGAACTGCTCGCAGACCGCACCGCGAGCGAGGTCGTAAACCGCTTCGAGGGCTACGAGAACGTCCGGACGAAGATTCACTACGACTCCGACGCCGAGTACGACGCGATGCTGCACGCCGCAGAGCAGCAAGCAGAGAAGGCGTCTGCGGAACTTTCGACCATCGACGGCTTCCGCCTCGACTACGGCGATGCGTGGGTGCTCGTCCGCCCGAGCGGCACCGAACCGCTCATCCGCATCTACGCCGAAGCCCGCGGCATCCACCGCGCACAGGAACTCGCAGACGGGATGTACGACGCGCTGATTGCGGCCAAAGAAGAAGCCATCGAAGCCGAGAAAGAAGAAGCGACTCAGTAG
- the hisI gene encoding phosphoribosyl-AMP cyclohydrolase, producing MIDLAFDENGLLPAITQDDETGEVLMLAYVTEEAVAKTEETGFAHYYSRSRDELWKKGATSGHVQHVSDIRVDCDGDTLLYLVQQDGGGACHTGYRSCFYRTLSGEVVGEKAFDPEEVY from the coding sequence ATGATTGACCTCGCGTTCGACGAGAACGGCCTGCTCCCAGCCATCACACAGGACGATGAGACGGGCGAGGTGCTGATGCTCGCCTACGTCACTGAAGAAGCCGTTGCGAAAACCGAGGAGACCGGATTTGCCCACTACTACTCGCGTTCGCGCGACGAACTCTGGAAGAAGGGGGCAACCAGCGGCCACGTCCAGCACGTCTCCGATATTCGCGTCGATTGTGATGGCGACACCCTACTCTACCTCGTCCAGCAGGACGGCGGCGGGGCCTGTCACACGGGCTATCGCTCATGTTTCTACCGCACGCTCTCGGGTGAAGTGGTCGGTGAAAAGGCGTTCGACCCGGAGGAGGTCTACTGA
- a CDS encoding A24 family peptidase — protein MFASIPDLLRLLIIPVLGWAAWRDIKTRRVPNATWIPLALLAVSLFAWDGYTAYTSSAFARQLFLIRAGLSVGLVIPLSYLFWRIGGFGGADAKAMFVLAVLFPTFPVYRVADTVLPYAWTPIGVFSLTILTNTVLIGLFYPVVLTLRNALSGNVSAVMFVGRPVSWQRVTQSYGRLLETPAGFTRGGLDIDALRMYLRYRGLTLEAVRGDPDTYRDPRSLPAEPNPPGDGALTDGGVELEATEPDPADPTANDPWGAQAFLDDIDHSAYGTTPAQLREGLDLLVTADEVWVSPGVPFIVPLFFGLLVALTYGDVLYSLLQALGLA, from the coding sequence GTGTTCGCTTCGATTCCAGACCTCCTGCGGCTTCTCATCATTCCGGTTCTCGGGTGGGCGGCGTGGCGCGATATCAAGACGCGCCGGGTGCCAAACGCGACGTGGATTCCCCTCGCACTCCTCGCCGTCTCGCTGTTCGCCTGGGACGGCTATACCGCCTACACCAGCAGCGCGTTCGCCCGCCAGTTGTTCCTCATCCGTGCAGGCCTCAGCGTCGGCCTCGTCATCCCGCTCAGCTACCTGTTCTGGCGCATCGGCGGCTTTGGCGGCGCAGACGCGAAGGCGATGTTCGTCCTCGCCGTCCTGTTCCCGACGTTTCCCGTCTATCGTGTCGCGGACACGGTGCTCCCCTACGCCTGGACGCCGATTGGCGTCTTCTCGCTCACCATCCTCACGAACACCGTCCTCATCGGGCTGTTCTACCCGGTGGTGCTGACGCTTAGAAACGCCCTCTCTGGCAACGTCTCTGCGGTGATGTTCGTCGGCAGACCCGTCTCGTGGCAGCGAGTCACCCAATCCTATGGCCGCCTGCTCGAAACGCCTGCAGGCTTTACGCGCGGCGGTCTCGACATCGACGCGCTGCGGATGTACCTGCGCTATCGCGGGCTGACGCTCGAAGCCGTCAGAGGCGATCCTGATACGTACCGCGACCCGCGGTCGCTTCCCGCAGAGCCGAATCCGCCGGGCGACGGTGCGCTCACCGACGGTGGCGTCGAACTCGAAGCGACCGAACCCGACCCCGCAGACCCCACCGCAAACGACCCGTGGGGCGCACAGGCGTTTCTCGACGACATCGACCACTCGGCCTACGGCACCACGCCCGCCCAACTGCGCGAGGGACTCGACTTACTCGTCACCGCAGACGAGGTGTGGGTGTCGCCGGGTGTGCCGTTCATCGTCCCGCTGTTTTTCGGCCTGCTCGTCGCGCTCACCTACGGCGACGTGCTGTATTCGCTGTTGCAGGCGCTCGGACTCGCGTGA
- the fer gene encoding ferredoxin Fer has translation MPTVEYLNYEVLDDQGWDMDDDDLFEQAADAGLDAEDYGTLEVNQGEYVLEAAEAQGYDWPFSCRAGACANCAAIIMEGEIEMDMQQILSDEEVEEKGVRLTCIGSPAADEIKIVYNAKHLDYLQNRVI, from the coding sequence ATGCCCACGGTAGAATACCTCAACTACGAAGTACTGGACGACCAGGGCTGGGACATGGACGACGACGACCTCTTCGAGCAGGCTGCAGACGCCGGTCTCGACGCAGAGGACTACGGTACCCTCGAAGTCAACCAGGGCGAGTACGTCCTCGAAGCCGCAGAGGCACAGGGCTACGACTGGCCATTCTCGTGCCGTGCTGGTGCCTGTGCAAACTGCGCAGCCATCATCATGGAAGGCGAAATCGAGATGGACATGCAGCAGATTCTCTCCGACGAAGAAGTCGAGGAGAAGGGCGTCCGCCTGACCTGCATCGGCAGCCCTGCCGCTGACGAGATCAAAATCGTCTACAACGCAAAGCACCTCGACTACCTGCAGAACCGCGTCATCTAA
- a CDS encoding inorganic phosphate transporter, translating to MLSALLIVGLLVAAFVGFNIGGSSTGVAFGPAVGSRVISKLAAAALMSGFALLGGWTVGRNVVETMGGQIVPQDYFTLAASVAILFFIGLALLISNLFGVPASTSMTAVGAIAGLGVATGSIDWAVMGHIVSWWLVAPILAFWVCAVIGRYLYPYLDHWFALDRSDGAFIELDRSGVIPRPHFGETVSPRNILGGVLVIAIGCYMAFSAGASNVANAIAPLYGNGAITMNQGILLAGGAIGLGAFTIARRTLDTVGNDLTDLPILAALIVEVVSASLITGLSYLGIPASLAVSATMCIIGLGWGRATRTVTISQAASVAVRGTAGGATAEDGGVSVNALTAEREDTVPKIGEQQPDSITASELFDPQATGKVIMLWLLTPTLAAVASYLLFRFAPFL from the coding sequence GTGCTTAGCGCGCTGCTCATCGTTGGCTTGCTCGTCGCTGCCTTTGTTGGTTTCAACATCGGTGGTTCCTCTACGGGCGTGGCCTTCGGCCCGGCTGTTGGCAGTCGCGTCATCTCGAAACTCGCCGCTGCCGCGTTGATGTCCGGCTTCGCCCTGCTCGGCGGCTGGACTGTGGGCCGCAACGTGGTCGAAACCATGGGTGGCCAAATCGTCCCACAGGACTACTTCACGCTCGCGGCGAGCGTCGCCATCCTGTTTTTCATCGGTCTCGCGCTGCTCATCTCGAACCTGTTTGGCGTCCCTGCTTCAACCTCGATGACCGCCGTCGGCGCGATTGCGGGCCTCGGCGTCGCTACCGGCAGCATCGACTGGGCCGTGATGGGCCACATCGTGAGCTGGTGGCTCGTCGCGCCCATCCTCGCCTTCTGGGTGTGTGCGGTCATCGGGCGCTATCTCTACCCCTATCTCGACCACTGGTTTGCCTTAGACCGAAGCGACGGCGCGTTCATCGAACTCGACCGCTCGGGGGTCATCCCGCGGCCCCACTTCGGAGAGACTGTGAGCCCGCGAAACATCCTCGGCGGCGTCCTCGTCATAGCCATTGGCTGTTACATGGCCTTCTCTGCGGGCGCGTCGAACGTCGCAAACGCCATCGCTCCGCTGTATGGCAACGGCGCTATCACGATGAATCAGGGCATCCTGCTCGCCGGGGGCGCAATCGGCCTCGGGGCGTTCACCATCGCCCGGCGCACCCTCGATACGGTTGGTAACGACCTGACGGACCTCCCGATTCTCGCCGCGCTCATCGTGGAAGTCGTGAGCGCGAGCCTGATTACGGGCCTCTCGTACCTCGGCATTCCCGCGAGCCTCGCCGTGAGCGCGACGATGTGCATCATCGGCCTCGGCTGGGGGCGCGCCACCCGAACCGTGACCATCTCACAGGCCGCGAGCGTCGCGGTCAGGGGAACTGCAGGCGGTGCGACGGCCGAAGACGGCGGCGTCTCGGTGAACGCGCTCACCGCAGAGCGCGAGGATACGGTGCCAAAGATTGGCGAACAGCAACCCGACTCCATCACCGCGAGCGAGCTGTTCGACCCGCAGGCGACGGGCAAAGTCATCATGCTCTGGTTGCTCACGCCGACGCTCGCCGCCGTCGCGTCATACCTACTCTTCCGCTTTGCCCCGTTTCTGTGA
- a CDS encoding VOC family protein: MIERLAFVTVYVEDQDDALDFYTNTLGFVPREDTEVAPGVRWVTVTPWAQTEVAIALEKPHDEFHGPETAARMRAQIGNATPWAYVVHDCRGTIEQLAEGNVTIRQQPAERLFGLEAVIEDLYGNPLVLVEPDEDEAE, translated from the coding sequence ATGATAGAACGGTTGGCGTTCGTCACGGTGTATGTCGAAGACCAGGACGACGCGCTCGACTTCTACACCAACACGCTCGGGTTCGTCCCGCGTGAGGATACGGAGGTCGCACCGGGCGTTCGGTGGGTCACGGTGACCCCATGGGCACAGACGGAAGTGGCAATCGCACTGGAAAAACCACACGACGAGTTTCACGGGCCGGAGACCGCCGCGCGAATGCGCGCCCAAATCGGGAACGCCACGCCGTGGGCCTACGTGGTTCACGACTGTCGGGGCACCATCGAACAACTCGCGGAGGGCAACGTGACGATTCGCCAGCAACCGGCAGAACGGCTGTTCGGCCTCGAAGCCGTCATCGAGGATTTGTACGGCAACCCGCTGGTGCTCGTCGAACCCGACGAGGACGAAGCCGAGTAG
- the hisA gene encoding 1-(5-phosphoribosyl)-5-[(5-phosphoribosylamino)methylideneamino]imidazole-4-carboxamide isomerase — protein MSAFPEFCVIPAVDMQDGQVVQLVGGERGTEKTYGDPVEAAEKWIAAGATTLHLVDLDGAFEGERQNATAVEAILDAVDVDVQLGGGIRTAEDAFDLLSRGVDRVILGTAAIENPEIVEEINEQYPGSVMVSLDAKGGEVVVSGWTEGTGLDPAEAAKRYEELGAGAILFTDVDVEGRLEGVQTEPVKRLAEVVEIPIVASGGVATIEDVVALRDAGADAVVVGSALYEGRFSLEEAQAALE, from the coding sequence ATGAGCGCATTTCCAGAGTTTTGCGTCATCCCGGCAGTGGACATGCAAGACGGACAGGTCGTCCAGCTCGTCGGCGGCGAGCGCGGCACGGAAAAGACCTACGGCGACCCCGTCGAAGCCGCAGAAAAGTGGATTGCGGCGGGCGCGACCACCCTCCACCTCGTGGACTTAGACGGCGCGTTCGAGGGCGAACGACAGAACGCGACGGCCGTCGAAGCCATTCTCGACGCTGTGGACGTGGACGTGCAGCTAGGCGGTGGAATTCGCACTGCGGAAGACGCCTTCGACCTGCTCTCGCGTGGCGTTGACCGCGTGATTCTCGGAACCGCCGCCATCGAGAATCCGGAGATTGTCGAGGAAATCAACGAACAGTATCCGGGCAGCGTGATGGTCTCGCTCGACGCGAAAGGTGGCGAAGTCGTGGTTTCGGGATGGACTGAGGGCACGGGACTCGACCCGGCAGAGGCAGCCAAACGCTACGAGGAATTGGGTGCGGGCGCGATTCTCTTCACCGACGTGGACGTGGAGGGCAGGCTGGAAGGCGTCCAGACTGAGCCGGTGAAACGACTTGCGGAAGTAGTCGAGATTCCAATCGTTGCAAGTGGCGGCGTGGCGACTATCGAGGACGTGGTGGCGCTGCGAGATGCGGGGGCGGACGCCGTCGTGGTCGGGAGTGCGCTGTACGAGGGGCGATTCTCGCTCGAAGAAGCGCAAGCGGCGTTGGAGTAA
- the hisB gene encoding imidazoleglycerol-phosphate dehydratase HisB: MSERSAAVTRETAETDIEVTLGIDGEGESVVDTGIGFFDHMLEAFATHGLFDLTVRCDGDLEIDDHHTVEDVAITLGQAFDEALGDKRGIVRYADRKVPLDEAVASVVVDISGRPYFGFEGEFSQDHIGEFTSHMAEHFAMSLAMNAGLTLHASVTGDNAHHEVEALFKALARSLDDATRIDERRTDTPSTKGAL; the protein is encoded by the coding sequence ATGAGTGAACGCTCGGCGGCCGTCACGCGCGAAACGGCCGAGACGGACATCGAGGTTACCCTCGGAATCGACGGCGAGGGCGAATCCGTCGTGGACACGGGCATCGGCTTTTTCGACCACATGCTCGAAGCATTCGCCACCCACGGGCTGTTCGACCTGACAGTGCGGTGTGACGGCGACTTGGAGATTGACGACCACCACACCGTAGAAGACGTGGCCATCACCCTCGGCCAAGCCTTCGACGAGGCACTTGGCGACAAACGCGGCATCGTCCGCTACGCAGACCGCAAGGTACCGCTGGACGAGGCCGTTGCGTCGGTGGTTGTGGACATCTCGGGACGCCCCTACTTCGGCTTCGAAGGCGAGTTCTCCCAAGATCACATCGGTGAGTTCACGAGCCACATGGCAGAGCACTTCGCCATGTCGCTCGCCATGAACGCCGGGCTGACGCTGCACGCGAGCGTCACCGGCGACAACGCCCACCACGAGGTCGAGGCGCTGTTCAAAGCCCTCGCCCGGAGCCTCGACGACGCGACGCGAATCGACGAGCGGCGGACGGACACGCCGAGTACGAAAGGTGCGCTCTGA
- a CDS encoding ACT domain-containing protein, producing MFDEIMQKFEGSPSQQAVIRLLLERGFSVNEQGRVVSGGIEIPNTGIAREIDVDRRVVDATTDAILADEELKRIFENISAIPSLRDLAPVLDLTVLTVEVADADEPGIVATVTGLLADNGISIRQTISEDPEFTDEPRLYIIMDDELPGDLINEIRRLPFVRKIELE from the coding sequence ATGTTCGACGAAATCATGCAGAAGTTCGAGGGCAGCCCGAGCCAGCAGGCGGTCATCCGCCTCCTCTTAGAACGCGGCTTCTCGGTGAACGAACAGGGCCGGGTCGTTTCTGGCGGTATTGAAATCCCGAACACGGGCATCGCCCGCGAGATTGACGTAGACCGCAGAGTCGTAGACGCGACGACCGACGCGATTCTCGCAGACGAGGAACTCAAACGTATCTTCGAGAACATCTCCGCGATTCCGAGCCTGCGCGACCTCGCGCCGGTGCTCGATTTGACCGTGCTGACCGTCGAAGTCGCGGACGCAGACGAACCGGGCATCGTCGCCACGGTGACGGGCCTGCTCGCGGACAACGGCATCTCGATTCGCCAGACCATCAGCGAAGACCCGGAGTTCACCGACGAACCGCGCCTCTACATCATCATGGACGACGAGCTGCCCGGCGACCTCATCAATGAGATTCGTCGCCTGCCGTTCGTCCGGAAAATCGAACTCGAATAG
- the pyrE gene encoding orotate phosphoribosyltransferase — protein sequence MADIASLIEECGAVKYGEFELASGETSTYYVDKYIFETQPAVLEAIADEIASMLADSDIDVIAGPELGAVPLVAAVTMKTGIKGAFIRKEAKGYGTDTRIEGTIEEGDKVALLEDVTTTGGTILETAQFVETELGATVSRLIVVVDRNQGAVENLAEGGFDLEAIVRVGEDLDVSK from the coding sequence ATGGCTGACATTGCGTCTCTTATCGAGGAGTGTGGCGCTGTGAAGTACGGCGAGTTCGAACTGGCGAGCGGCGAGACCTCGACGTACTACGTGGATAAGTATATCTTCGAGACCCAACCGGCGGTGCTCGAAGCGATTGCCGATGAGATTGCGTCGATGCTCGCAGACAGCGACATTGACGTGATAGCTGGCCCCGAGTTGGGCGCAGTGCCGCTCGTCGCCGCGGTGACGATGAAGACGGGCATCAAGGGTGCGTTCATCCGCAAGGAGGCGAAGGGCTACGGCACCGACACCCGCATCGAGGGAACTATCGAGGAAGGCGACAAGGTTGCACTCCTCGAAGACGTGACGACGACCGGCGGCACGATTCTCGAAACCGCCCAGTTCGTCGAAACCGAACTCGGCGCAACCGTCTCTCGGCTCATCGTGGTCGTCGACCGCAATCAGGGCGCCGTCGAGAACTTAGCGGAGGGTGGCTTCGACCTCGAAGCCATCGTCCGCGTGGGCGAAGACTTAGACGTGAGTAAGTAA
- a CDS encoding IMPACT family protein: MTTDPYRTVLGRGEARVSVRGSEFIGHAMPASTVEDAEAFIDAVSDEYADATHNVPAYRIRADPLREWASDDGEPTNSAGKPALSVLKHEELENVVVVITRYYGGTNLGVGGLVRAYSQATKKAVEAAGIKEERPHEQVSITIEYDDSGTVRGIIESTGYEFDAAYEADVSFSVRTPVSEAATLRDRIQSATSGRAKIE; encoded by the coding sequence ATGACGACAGACCCGTATCGCACCGTTCTCGGCCGCGGCGAAGCCCGCGTTTCCGTGCGCGGGTCTGAGTTCATCGGCCACGCCATGCCCGCCTCGACCGTCGAGGACGCAGAGGCATTCATCGACGCCGTTTCCGACGAGTACGCAGACGCCACGCACAACGTGCCCGCCTACCGAATACGAGCAGACCCGCTGCGCGAGTGGGCGAGCGACGACGGCGAACCGACGAACTCTGCGGGCAAACCCGCGCTCTCCGTCCTGAAACACGAGGAGTTGGAGAACGTCGTCGTCGTGATTACGCGCTATTACGGCGGGACGAACCTCGGCGTTGGTGGGCTGGTTCGCGCCTACTCACAAGCGACAAAGAAAGCGGTTGAGGCGGCGGGTATCAAAGAAGAACGACCCCACGAGCAGGTGTCGATTACCATCGAATACGACGATTCGGGCACAGTTCGCGGCATCATCGAATCGACGGGCTACGAGTTCGACGCGGCCTACGAGGCGGACGTTTCTTTTTCAGTGCGCACACCGGTTTCTGAAGCCGCGACGCTCCGTGACCGAATTCAAAGTGCGACGAGCGGCCGCGCAAAAATCGAGTGA
- a CDS encoding TRAP transporter permease, whose product MTDTTQPDDPSAVDELSEEEQEALLKELERKRSLRGVASIVVTVIALAFSTYQMWLAARGFEFNVTLPFVGEVGFGQLQSLQLNAIHVVFALVIAFLLFPPSTGDGFVSGRLARLHSWVRESAGENSAVAGVADRVADFFYWFMGDRNIDRITPYDLVLVLLAMLAGHYYLTNFDEILNLRAVGLASGRTLGEVYTFLAPLDALPIIGTSSWAYLLGIIAVLLVLEATRRALGFYLMAIVGFFIVYAKFGWLIAPNTPFIGVLSITDTSWGQIIRNLWYTDQGILGVPVRVSLEFIYIFILFGAFLETSGAGQWFIDLAYSVTGKRKGGPAKASILASGFMGTISGSSIANTVTTGAFTIPLMKRSGYRPEFAGAVEASASSGGQILPPVMGAAAFLIVEYTLTPYPDVIIAAAIPAIVFFFGVWVMVHLEASRLDIGGVEGVDLVNVGDHMKSGWFYLLPLGLLLYYLIIVRLSVARSAWFTLLAIMALIVVVAAYNERTRVPLIGSIVGLFALQFAAYLFTGTGLVGAALGETGPALGAVEALFAAGGSLGIIMLGVGVATLLARPNIEAPLLEYDDQVDDAAETVGNVLNRERLMDTAAARYATFILKAMDGGARTATTVVVAVAAAGIIPGVIATSGLGPNLTALILNIAGTSFVLLLIITAISCIILGMGMPTTVTYIILVSMLGPAMTSFGIPILAAHLFILYFGVIADITPPVAVAAYAASGVAKSDPFQTGVEAFSLSLNKAIVPFAFVLSPGILLIRGVGTGEEVHVLNAADVLDFGFFIPEVVLPIIAVFVGVVGLGATVIGYLYTDVSRVNRAAFALSALLLMAPGMLTDVVNSVANTGELGIVQLALRGVGAILFVLLVVTNRRAAGPRAEGASATSDTTA is encoded by the coding sequence ATGACTGATACCACACAACCGGACGACCCCTCGGCTGTAGACGAACTATCCGAAGAAGAACAAGAAGCGTTGTTAAAGGAACTCGAACGAAAGCGGTCACTCCGTGGCGTCGCCTCGATTGTCGTCACGGTAATCGCACTCGCCTTCTCGACCTATCAGATGTGGCTTGCCGCACGCGGGTTTGAGTTCAACGTCACCCTCCCGTTCGTGGGCGAAGTTGGGTTTGGCCAGCTCCAGTCGCTCCAGCTAAACGCCATCCACGTCGTGTTCGCCCTCGTGATTGCGTTCTTACTCTTTCCGCCCTCGACCGGCGATGGCTTCGTCTCTGGCCGACTCGCCCGCCTGCATTCGTGGGTGCGTGAGTCTGCGGGCGAGAACAGCGCGGTCGCGGGTGTTGCAGACCGCGTGGCTGACTTTTTCTACTGGTTCATGGGCGACCGAAACATCGACCGCATCACACCCTACGACCTCGTGTTGGTACTCCTCGCGATGCTCGCGGGCCACTACTACCTCACGAACTTCGATGAAATCTTGAACCTCCGGGCGGTCGGCCTCGCGTCGGGTCGCACGCTCGGTGAGGTGTACACGTTCCTCGCCCCGCTCGACGCCCTGCCCATCATTGGAACCTCGTCGTGGGCGTATCTGCTCGGTATTATCGCCGTTTTGCTCGTCTTAGAGGCGACCCGCCGGGCGCTTGGGTTCTACTTGATGGCCATCGTGGGCTTTTTCATCGTCTATGCGAAGTTCGGCTGGCTCATCGCCCCCAACACGCCTTTCATTGGCGTGCTCTCGATTACGGACACGTCGTGGGGGCAAATCATCCGCAATCTCTGGTACACAGACCAAGGGATTCTCGGGGTTCCCGTGCGCGTCTCGCTTGAGTTCATCTACATCTTCATCCTGTTCGGGGCGTTCCTCGAAACCTCGGGGGCGGGTCAGTGGTTCATCGACCTCGCCTACTCCGTGACCGGGAAGCGCAAGGGTGGCCCGGCGAAGGCGTCGATTCTCGCTTCAGGCTTCATGGGAACCATCTCTGGGTCGTCGATTGCGAACACGGTGACGACCGGTGCGTTCACCATCCCGCTGATGAAGCGCTCTGGCTACCGCCCCGAGTTCGCGGGGGCGGTCGAAGCCTCGGCCTCCTCGGGTGGCCAGATTCTCCCGCCCGTCATGGGCGCGGCCGCGTTCCTCATCGTTGAGTACACGCTGACGCCGTACCCGGACGTCATCATTGCCGCCGCCATCCCCGCAATCGTGTTCTTCTTCGGTGTCTGGGTGATGGTCCACCTCGAAGCCTCTCGGCTCGACATCGGTGGCGTCGAAGGCGTTGACCTCGTCAACGTCGGTGACCACATGAAAAGCGGCTGGTTCTACCTCCTGCCGCTTGGCTTGCTGCTCTACTACCTCATCATCGTGCGCCTCTCTGTGGCCCGCTCTGCGTGGTTCACGCTGCTAGCCATCATGGCGCTCATCGTGGTGGTGGCCGCCTACAACGAACGGACGCGCGTCCCGCTCATCGGCTCTATCGTTGGCCTGTTCGCGCTACAGTTCGCTGCCTACCTGTTCACGGGAACGGGTCTCGTCGGCGCGGCACTCGGCGAGACGGGGCCTGCCCTAGGTGCCGTCGAAGCGCTGTTCGCCGCTGGCGGCTCGCTCGGCATCATCATGCTCGGCGTCGGCGTGGCGACGTTGCTCGCCCGGCCGAACATCGAGGCACCGCTGCTCGAATACGACGACCAAGTCGATGACGCAGCGGAGACGGTCGGCAATGTGCTCAACCGGGAACGGTTGATGGACACTGCGGCCGCACGGTACGCCACCTTCATCCTGAAGGCGATGGACGGCGGTGCGCGCACCGCGACCACCGTCGTCGTGGCTGTCGCTGCTGCCGGTATCATCCCGGGCGTCATCGCGACCTCCGGCCTCGGACCGAATCTGACGGCGCTTATTTTGAACATCGCAGGCACGTCGTTCGTCCTCTTGTTGATCATCACGGCTATCTCCTGTATCATCCTCGGGATGGGGATGCCGACCACCGTCACCTACATCATTCTGGTGTCGATGCTCGGGCCAGCGATGACCTCCTTTGGGATTCCGATTCTCGCAGCTCACCTGTTCATCCTCTACTTCGGCGTCATCGCAGACATCACGCCGCCAGTGGCCGTGGCTGCCTACGCCGCGTCCGGTGTCGCAAAATCCGACCCCTTCCAAACCGGGGTCGAAGCGTTCAGCCTCTCGCTGAACAAGGCGATCGTGCCGTTCGCGTTCGTCCTCTCGCCGGGCATCCTGCTCATCCGCGGGGTTGGGACGGGCGAGGAAGTCCACGTCCTGAACGCGGCCGACGTGCTCGACTTCGGATTCTTCATCCCTGAAGTCGTCTTGCCAATCATCGCCGTGTTCGTCGGCGTTGTCGGCCTCGGCGCGACGGTCATTGGCTACCTCTACACCGACGTGAGCCGCGTGAACCGTGCTGCCTTTGCACTCTCCGCGCTGTTGCTCATGGCTCCGGGGATGCTCACTGACGTTGTGAACTCGGTTGCGAACACGGGCGAACTCGGTATCGTGCAACTCGCGCTTCGCGGCGTGGGTGCTATCCTGTTCGTCCTGCTCGTCGTCACGAACCGTCGCGCCGCCGGTCCTCGGGCTGAGGGCGCGAGCGCGACTTCTGACACGACGGCATAA